The genomic segment ATTTAAAATAAGAGTAATATTCACTTtgcattaatttttattttggtcTCGGAATTTGGAAATAAGATGTTTTGGCCTTTAAAGTATAAATGTGTTACACTTTAATTCCTAAAGTATAAAATTGGTTTCATCTTAATCCTCTTAAATATAAAATCTATCCCACTATAGtccataaaatataaaatttgttccacttaaatataaaatttgaggTAAATCTTCCATACATTGTATCCTAGTGGAGTTTGATGCATTCCATACATGAAAAATTTGGAATTCAAAGTCAACTTCAGatctgtttggattgctattttctggaattttgcATAAGTATATACTacagcgatttgatatatgtgaggcaaaaaggtgattgaaaattttgttcataaaaaacgtaaaaatttttttagggGAAAATGACTTTTCAAATAAAGTGGCATGCATGACCTATTCGTGTGTACACAAATAATGTAAGATCTTATCGAAAGAAAAAGACaatgtaagaaaaattaatccatGAACTCTATTTCATTTCCCCCAatgattttacttaaataggacaaacttttttatatttaaggAACTAAGGCATCTCATTTCAAAGTATAGGGATGAAAGTGAAATTTCGGGTAAAATTAAATAATGTAAAGTGAAATTAACTCCTGAAACAATAAAAGATGGATTTCTCGGGGCACCAAAAATGAGGCCTCAACAACGGTCAATATGATCCATTGCCCCCACAAAAATTAAaagctatccaaacacactttaATAATGTTATCCACACAGTATAGCAAACAACTGTATCCCAGCACTTGACCAGAAGACTCTCCTCGGGTTGACTAGTATACTCAAAATCTGATCATTCTCGGTATTCTTCTTAGGTAAGTATCTCCGATCGGTCAAAAACTTTTCTGTTTTTATGACAATAAGGGATCATTCATTTTTCTGAATTCTGATTATTGTGTTCCGCTTCTCTGTTACTGGTGAGTGTTATCCTAAAAACTTCCCTTCCATTTTTTTTGCTACGCCGATCAGTCGAAAGGGGTTCATTTTTGCCTTTTGATTGCTCTGTTAGGTGCTTATGTTCAACAAGTTTTTCTTTTATCCCGAATACATGCTTATCCCGTCTCTACTAGatattttaaaccaaaaaattctCCTTTTTATGCTTCTGGTTCCTGTAATTGCTTGTCTTCCAACCCTTTTTCATGTACCTACAGATTTTGTTAATCGTCTTGGAGACATTCCTATTACAGCTGAGAGATGACCTACGCTGCAGTTGCTTCCCTGGTACAAACGCTGGAGTATCCGCTGCAATTTCCCTGTTTGGTTCTGGAAATGAAGAAGATGCAAGCGGAGGTTGTCACACAGGGATTCCGTCAATTCGTATTGTTCCTGAAAGGAGAACCCTTATCTTCGTGGATCATTGAAGAACATGGAACTCTCTCATCCAGCTTTGAAGAATTTCTTGGGGCAGTTGGTCCGCATGCTGACTTCTTGGAGGTCAAGAAAAGAACACTGTCCTTGAGCTGCGGAATACCAAAATTGCAGGAGCAAAAGCCACCAATTCTGACGGAAATTGGATCTTTGGAGCAAGACCTGAAGAAATTTCTGGAAACCACTGTCCTCGACATCGGGACAGATCTATGCAACTACGTTGTTCATCAAACTTCTCGTGAAACAGTAGCAAAAATGCTTCGGGTCGTGGATGAGCTCAAACAGGCCATAATCTTTTTCTATGAAGTTGCTTCTGAGATCACAATTCTCTTACCAGGATCTTTTCTCCTTGCTGAGTTATCTTGATGATTCTTCTGATAAATTCCAGGATCATGAATTGCTGAAATGCATCAAAGACGTTGCTTATAGAGCAAGAGATCTTGTTGAAGAACGTATCGTGGACAAACAAGTCGAGTCAGTAATGACGGATCTCATTTGCACTTTGTCCAAAAGCAAGTCACCAGCTAGACGCCTACCACTTAGATCTCTTGAAACAGTGGTCGAGAGTGTCTTCGATGGAAAGAAGGGCATTCGTGGAGGTTTAGTTCATGCATTACAGGATGTTCAATCTTTCAAGAGAAAGACTACAAATACAGATGAAAAGTGTCTAACATTGCAGGGATCAAGCATCAGGAAAGCACCACTTGGTTCGAATAGGGAGGATATTGTGGGAGGTCTTTTATTTACTAAAAAAGTTGGTGAGGTCATCATGTTACTGAAAATGGAAGGAGCCCCAACTTTGCCGGAACAATTAGTAGAAGAGATTCTACCTCTTGCACTGCCCGTTGGAGATTTTGTTCGAGGACCTAGGCAACGAACTATAAGGGCGAAACTTGAGTATACAATGGCTACTTGTTACAGAGGAAAATTATCAAATGAAGTGCCAGAATTAGTAGAATGAGCTCCAGCATTTGACGGTCAAAGTATCCCACAAAATTCAAGCACTTTGAAACAGAAGTTGCACAGTTCATATTTACGAAGATCAATTTCTCTTATATGAATTGTGTACCAGCTCAGGAGAAAaaagggggggaaaaaaaaaaaagagaaaaaagggtcACTTACTTTTAACCTCAAAGAAAAAATGGAGAGATAGGTAAACTTGAATTATAATTTACACAAAAAATCGATACAAACGCAATTTACAGTAACTAATTCAAACTACTTGGAGTGGGTAATAGTTCTTGCCAAATTGTTCCTTTAGGAATGCAACCAACGCTGCTCCCTTAGCAGGGCCCGGTCCAGCTGTTCTAGGACTCCTAAATATTCAGCTTGTGTCACTAGCGAGGTCCCCTCAaagaaaattgagaagaaaagaaatcaaagacGAGACGTTTGGCACTTGGGGAGACTTGGCTGCTTCATCTTCGTTGACCACAAGTTCTCATCGCCGACTTTCTTCTAGCAATCGTGATGCCGATCATCAAAGTCCGTTCCTCCTCTGCTGCTGGTAAGCTGTAGCTTCTCTCTCGCATTCATAGTTGTCAGGCCCCGGTTTTTTTGCTTTCTCCAACATGTTAGtatgctcttttattttttattttttccgaTTCATTCATATTTACTTATTTAGTATGCTCTTTCTCCTACAGTTTCTTTTGCTTTGTCCTAGATGTTAGtatgttgttattttattttcttttatatttactTATTGCAGTCAGGTTAAATCTTTGTTAATTTGCTATTGATTACATCGGGTAGGATTGACGGAGGGAAAGATGGCTTACGATGACGTTGTTTATCTGTTGGTGGAGGAGGTGGACGAGTTAGTTACTATCCTACGCAAAATACTGAATATCAAGGTATTGCAAGCCACGTTATTTATAGAAAAAGTTGTTGAGGTCATCAGAGTATTGGAAATGGAAGGACCCCCAACTTTGCCGGACCAATTAGTAGAAGATATTGCACCTCTTGCACTGCCTATAGGAGATTTTGCTCGGAGAACTAAGCCACAAATTACTTCACCGTCATATGATGAGTATAGGATGAATATTCGTGACGGCTGCTGGGAACAAATGCTATCAAGAGAAGTGCCAGAATTAGTAGAACAGATTGGTTTAAATGAGAATAAGCTGGAGAAATATCTTGATGAATCTGACTTCTACAACTCCTGGGAAGATTTGCGTCACAAGTCAGCCTTACTACCTTGTCGTGAGGCGGTGAGGGATCTGCTTCAGTCTTGTCGAGAACTCAAAGACGCCATGAACTTTTTCAGTGAAGTGGGGACCGAATCAGCTTTTCTCTGCCAACATCTAAAGTTCTTGCTGAGCTTTGCTGAGTTGTGCCAGCGTTCCAATGAATGGCGTTGCCGCCAATTTGTGAACGGCATCATGGATGTTGCTAACAAAGCTCTTGATGCGCTGGAATGTGCAGATAGAGATGGTCTTAGGTCACTGATGCGGGAATTTGAATCAAAGGGATATGCTTCAGCTGAGCTTCTAACGGAAAATTGTATTGAGGAGACGGCCAAGAAATTTTTTGATGGGAAAAATGGAAAGCGATTGGTTTTGTTGGAGACTTTAGAAATGCTTCATTCCTTCACGGAAGAGATTGATACTACTTGTGGGAAACTTGGCAGCGAAGATCGTCAATCGCATAACGCTTCATTTGGAAGAAATGGTTTTCCTTCACTGTC from the Coffea arabica cultivar ET-39 chromosome 11e, Coffea Arabica ET-39 HiFi, whole genome shotgun sequence genome contains:
- the LOC113717998 gene encoding uncharacterized protein isoform X1, which translates into the protein MPIIKVRSSSAAGLTEGKMAYDDVVYLLVEEVDELVTILRKILNIKVLQATLFIEKVVEVIRVLEMEGPPTLPDQLVEDIAPLALPIGDFARRTKPQITSPSYDEYRMNIRDGCWEQMLSREVPELVEQIGLNENKLEKYLDESDFYNSWEDLRHKSALLPCREAVRDLLQSCRELKDAMNFFSEVGTESAFLCQHLKFLLSFAELCQRSNEWRCRQFVNGIMDVANKALDALECADRDGLRSLMREFESKGYASAELLTENCIEETAKKFFDGKNGKRLVLLETLEMLHSFTEEIDTTCGKLGSEDRQSHNASFGRNGFPSLSVIREKFARGDLPSLPITYYLRAFPLIEGRKRGRVSVRSGIRRPNKQVHYQRASGGKRRRVSNIILELQMNRVESSFGLIEPNIGLVLSNLNSNSSSTSCQSKYQVQGQTLALIRALERELKREHERERELVLVLERELELVQLELELAIQLVQLERQHQRKLELELELELQLVLELELERQLVLELKLERQRKLALLEPQLELVLLERQRQFKLKFELIRQREHVLKLEHEHKRKVARVQASSSA
- the LOC113717998 gene encoding uncharacterized protein isoform X2, whose amino-acid sequence is MAYDDVVYLLVEEVDELVTILRKILNIKVLQATLFIEKVVEVIRVLEMEGPPTLPDQLVEDIAPLALPIGDFARRTKPQITSPSYDEYRMNIRDGCWEQMLSREVPELVEQIGLNENKLEKYLDESDFYNSWEDLRHKSALLPCREAVRDLLQSCRELKDAMNFFSEVGTESAFLCQHLKFLLSFAELCQRSNEWRCRQFVNGIMDVANKALDALECADRDGLRSLMREFESKGYASAELLTENCIEETAKKFFDGKNGKRLVLLETLEMLHSFTEEIDTTCGKLGSEDRQSHNASFGRNGFPSLSVIREKFARGDLPSLPITYYLRAFPLIEGRKRGRVSVRSGIRRPNKQVHYQRASGGKRRRVSNIILELQMNRVESSFGLIEPNIGLVLSNLNSNSSSTSCQSKYQVQGQTLALIRALERELKREHERERELVLVLERELELVQLELELAIQLVQLERQHQRKLELELELELQLVLELELERQLVLELKLERQRKLALLEPQLELVLLERQRQFKLKFELIRQREHVLKLEHEHKRKVARVQASSSA